The window ACGTCTACCGGCTCGATACCGTGAGCCGCAAGGCGACCATCGTCGCCGAAGGCGTGCTCGGCCCGAACGGGCTGTGCTTCTCGCCCGATGAGAAGATTCTGTATGTCGTGGAATCGCGCGGCGTGCCCAATCGAAAAATCCTCGCCTATGACGTCTCCGCGGACGGCACCACGATCTCCAACAAGCGCGTCCACATCGATGCAGGTCCCGGCACGCCGGACGGCATGCGCTGCGACATCGACGGCAATCTCTGGTGCGGCTGGGGCATGGGTGATCCCGAGCTCGACGGCGTCGTGGTGTTCGCGCCCGACGGCGTCATGATCGGCCGCATCGCGCTGCCCGAGCGCTGCGCCAATCTCTGCTTCGGCGGCGTCAAGCGCAACCGCCTGTTCATGGCGGCGAGCCAGTCGATCTACGCGCTGTATGTGAACACACAGGGCGCGGTGGGAGGATAGGTCTCGCCGCCGTCACGAGAATCGTAGGGTGGGTTAGCGAAGCGTAACCCACCGCTTCTCTCGCCGGCGAAGCAGACCTTGGTGGGTTACGCTTCGCTAACCCACCCTACAAGGCCTCGCATTGCCGCGACAGATTAGCGAAACAAAAAACGCCGGAGCGGTTTCCCGCTCCGGCGCTTCGTTTGTTCAGGCGCTAAAGCTTACGCCGCGTTGAAGCCGGCGACGGCCTTCACTTCGAGGAAATCCTCGAGGCCGTACTTGCCCCACTCGCGGCCGTTGCCCGACTGTTTGTAGCCGCCGAACGGCGCGCTGCGGTCGTTGGGCACGCCCTGGAGGTTGACGTTGCCGGCGCGGATCTGGCGACCGACGCGCTTGGCGTCCTCGACTGAACCACCCGTGACGTAGCCGGCGAGGCCATAAGGTGTGTCGTTGGCGATGTGTACGGCTTCGGCTTCGTCCTTGGCGCCGATGATGGTCAGCACCGGCCCGAAGATTTCTTCGCGCGCAATCGTCATGTCGGGGGTGACATCGGCGAAGATGGTCGGGCGGACATAGAAGCCCTTGTTGACGCCTTCGGGCAGGCCCGGGCCGCCGGCGACGAGCGTTGCGCCCTCGTCGATGCCCTTCTTGATCAGACCCTGGATCTTGTCCCACTGGCCGCGGTTGACGACCGGACCGATGGTGGTGCCTTCGGCGCGGGGATCACCGGCCTTGGTCTTGTCGGCGACCGCCTTCGCGATCCCTGCGACTTCCTTCATCTTCGACAGCGGCACGATCATGCGCGAGGGCGCGTTGCAGGACTGACCGGAGTTGTTGAACATGTGCATCACGCCGCCGGTCACCGCCTTCTGCAGGTCGGCGCCTTCGAGGATGACGTTCGGCGACTTGCCGCCGAGCTCCTGGCTGACGCGCTTCACGGTCGGCGCGGCGCGCTTGGCCACGTCGATGCCGGCGCGAGTCGAACCGGTGAAGGAGATCATGTCGATATCGGGATGCTCGCTCATGGCGGCGCCGACCTCGGGGCCGAGACCGTTGACGAGGTTGAACACGCCCTTCGGCACGCCGGCTTCATGGAGGATTTCCGCGAAGATCAGCGCCGAGGTCGGCGTGAACTCCGAGGGCTTCAGGATCATGGTGCAGCCGGCGGCAAGCGCGGGCGCGACCTTGCAGGCGATCTGGTTGAGCGGCCAGTTCCAGGGCGTGATCATGCCGACCACACCGACCGGCTCGCGCAACACCATGGCGGTGCCGACAGGCTCCTCGAAATGAAAGTTCTTGAGCACGTCGAGCGTGGTCATGAGGTGGCCGAGACCGGCGCCGGCCTGAAGCTTTTCGGCCATCGGCAGCGGCGCGCCCATTTCGTCGGAGACGGCGGCACCGATCTCCTTGAGGCGGCCCTTGTAGACCTCGATGACCTTCGTGAGCAGCGCGACGCGCTCGTCACGGCTGGTCTGGGAGAACGTTGCAAAGGCCCGCTTGGCGGCGGCGACAGCCTTGTCCACG is drawn from Bradyrhizobium diazoefficiens and contains these coding sequences:
- a CDS encoding aldehyde dehydrogenase family protein, which gives rise to MVNRMQFYIDGAWVDPAVKKSTPVVNPATEEAMYEVALGSKADVDKAVAAAKRAFATFSQTSRDERVALLTKVIEVYKGRLKEIGAAVSDEMGAPLPMAEKLQAGAGLGHLMTTLDVLKNFHFEEPVGTAMVLREPVGVVGMITPWNWPLNQIACKVAPALAAGCTMILKPSEFTPTSALIFAEILHEAGVPKGVFNLVNGLGPEVGAAMSEHPDIDMISFTGSTRAGIDVAKRAAPTVKRVSQELGGKSPNVILEGADLQKAVTGGVMHMFNNSGQSCNAPSRMIVPLSKMKEVAGIAKAVADKTKAGDPRAEGTTIGPVVNRGQWDKIQGLIKKGIDEGATLVAGGPGLPEGVNKGFYVRPTIFADVTPDMTIAREEIFGPVLTIIGAKDEAEAVHIANDTPYGLAGYVTGGSVEDAKRVGRQIRAGNVNLQGVPNDRSAPFGGYKQSGNGREWGKYGLEDFLEVKAVAGFNAA